The following are encoded in a window of Armatimonadota bacterium genomic DNA:
- a CDS encoding Gfo/Idh/MocA family oxidoreductase has protein sequence MKKMNEIRNLKVLVVGFGSIGRRHTRILSELGIEDLRVCDPLPEMLAKARDEFGIKKVYSDYEKSLADKPDAVVICTPTALHIPQAIEAIEANADVLTEKPLSVTLEGIDELEKLAKEKQHVVMVAHCFRFHEGLLRAKQWVEEGRIGRLISIRALVGEYIPEVMPNYKNMYISKYSGVYELMHDIDLALWYASQRPVRVFGIDGNFSDVEMNSPDMVEMLIEFEDRCVASVHLDFFERARHRQMELLGTEGTIFVEFARWDKCVLSLYEAKTRKWYIEELETDRDDMFRAEDRTFLETVINRSSVPVDIREGRKVVEVMLAAQESARTKTSVLLKST, from the coding sequence ATGAAAAAGATGAACGAAATTAGAAACCTAAAAGTTTTAGTTGTGGGCTTTGGCTCAATCGGACGGCGACACACGAGAATACTGAGCGAACTAGGCATTGAAGACCTTAGGGTCTGCGATCCATTGCCTGAGATGCTCGCAAAGGCAAGAGATGAATTTGGCATTAAAAAAGTATACTCCGACTATGAAAAAAGCCTAGCGGACAAACCTGATGCTGTGGTTATTTGCACGCCTACTGCACTTCACATCCCGCAAGCAATCGAAGCCATAGAAGCTAATGCTGATGTACTTACGGAGAAACCCCTTTCAGTTACTTTGGAAGGTATAGATGAACTTGAAAAGCTAGCGAAAGAAAAACAACACGTCGTCATGGTTGCACACTGCTTCCGTTTCCACGAAGGACTGCTTCGCGCAAAGCAGTGGGTAGAAGAAGGACGTATTGGACGTTTGATTTCCATTAGAGCACTCGTCGGAGAATACATCCCCGAAGTAATGCCTAATTACAAGAACATGTATATTTCAAAATACAGTGGCGTCTATGAACTTATGCACGACATTGACCTTGCGTTGTGGTATGCTAGCCAGCGTCCTGTTCGAGTCTTTGGCATAGATGGCAACTTTAGCGATGTTGAGATGAACTCACCGGATATGGTCGAAATGCTTATAGAATTTGAAGATCGCTGTGTTGCTAGTGTGCATCTAGATTTTTTTGAAAGAGCCCGCCACCGCCAAATGGAATTGTTAGGAACCGAGGGTACAATATTTGTAGAGTTTGCACGATGGGATAAATGCGTTCTTTCACTTTATGAAGCCAAGACAAGAAAGTGGTACATAGAAGAATTAGAAACTGATAGGGATGATATGTTTCGAGCGGAAGATAGAACATTTTTGGAAACCGTGATAAACCGCTCATCCGTCCCCGTTGACATTAGAGAAGGCCGCAAAGTAGTTGAAGTAATGCTTGCAGCCCAGGAATCTGCAAGAACAAAGACGTCAGTGTTATTAAAATCTACCTAG
- a CDS encoding Gfo/Idh/MocA family oxidoreductase, producing the protein MDYSRRSFLRWSGVALAGAALTPSMVLADSEEAGGKRMEKSSKKIRIGVVGGGFGAAFHWHLHPNCIVEAVSDLREDRRKHLQNVYKCDKAYNSLEELVKDRNVDAVAVFTGAPDHVKHCVTCMKAGKHVISAVPACMSLEEAEELLETQQKTGLTYMMAETSYYHPVAISARKFYMEGKFGDIYYTEAEYHHAGMEYTLWKDAEGKPTWRWGFPPMLYPTHCTSFLVGTTGERLVEVTCIGWGDGDPIMDGNPYNNKFWNETALFKTDKGHAFRVSINWRGAFGGCERAQWYGSKMSLFEPHPNGVGAVIRRATNKYVKDSAGYDVGLAEFERYEPPNWAELLLPEPLRVGGGHEGAEPFLTHEFVDALLNERTPAIDIYEALAYTVPGIIAHKSALEGGKHMKVPVYKRKA; encoded by the coding sequence ATGGATTACTCGAGAAGGAGTTTTTTACGTTGGAGTGGTGTGGCTTTGGCAGGGGCCGCGTTAACACCAAGCATGGTATTGGCAGATTCGGAAGAGGCTGGAGGGAAAAGAATGGAAAAGTCGTCAAAGAAAATCAGGATTGGGGTTGTTGGCGGTGGATTCGGTGCTGCATTTCATTGGCATTTGCATCCAAACTGCATTGTCGAAGCAGTAAGTGATTTGAGGGAAGATAGACGGAAGCACCTCCAAAACGTTTATAAGTGCGATAAGGCTTACAATTCATTAGAGGAGCTTGTTAAGGATAGGAATGTCGATGCTGTGGCCGTGTTTACAGGTGCGCCAGACCATGTGAAACACTGTGTAACTTGTATGAAAGCTGGTAAGCATGTTATCTCGGCAGTTCCTGCGTGTATGTCCCTGGAGGAGGCTGAGGAATTGTTGGAAACTCAGCAGAAGACTGGTCTTACTTATATGATGGCTGAGACTAGTTATTACCACCCTGTGGCAATATCGGCTCGAAAGTTTTATATGGAAGGTAAGTTCGGAGACATTTATTACACCGAGGCCGAATATCATCATGCTGGGATGGAATATACGCTATGGAAAGACGCGGAGGGAAAACCTACATGGCGGTGGGGTTTTCCTCCAATGCTCTATCCTACCCACTGTACGTCTTTTCTTGTGGGTACCACTGGCGAACGGTTGGTCGAAGTGACTTGTATTGGATGGGGCGACGGCGATCCAATTATGGATGGTAATCCCTATAACAATAAGTTTTGGAATGAAACTGCGCTATTTAAAACTGACAAAGGGCATGCTTTCAGAGTCTCAATCAACTGGCGGGGTGCGTTTGGTGGATGCGAACGTGCGCAGTGGTATGGAAGCAAAATGAGTTTATTTGAGCCGCATCCAAATGGAGTGGGGGCGGTAATACGGAGAGCAACGAATAAGTATGTAAAGGACAGCGCGGGATACGATGTTGGGCTAGCGGAATTCGAAAGATATGAGCCGCCTAATTGGGCCGAATTGCTTCTCCCGGAACCTTTGCGTGTTGGCGGCGGGCATGAGGGCGCCGAACCTTTTTTGACGCATGAGTTTGTGGATGCTCTTCTTAATGAGCGCACACCAGCCATTGATATATACGAAGCACTTGCATACACAGTACCGGGGATAATTGCGCATAAATCTGCCCTAGAAGGTGGGAAGCATATGAAAGTGCCCGTATACAAGCGCAAAGCCTAG
- a CDS encoding glycosyl hydrolase family 28-related protein: MRLLLIVSTLILMAVQLLAQENGNMEGILNAKQYGAKADGVTDDTAAVQKALDEAAKFGGVVYLPPGKYLIKGSLNIPPGVSLKGCNKAPRYNNPLTGTVILATGGRDDENGPALFELHASTSVSGLTVYYPEQKVTDIHPYAWTFHLQGEDNTVENVTLINSYNGIRVGPEPNVRHRIRSVYGCVLRRGIFVDACTDIGRIENVQFHGHWWWSKEVGGDIEIVNKYMINNCEAFIFGRTDWEYVTNTFVFPVKIGYHFIKTPSGMCNGQFCGIGADWAQRCIVVEEIQFMGLLITNGQFVAFAGDNPIEVEIAPTCNGSVRLVNCAFWGPSIQNVVSHNQGFTSLSDCYFSTPHSSPNPVVEADNGRLQIRGCSFQAGNKPSIALRKGLKNAIVTENNGEHGVVIINEIGDKAIIANNEPPEQP, from the coding sequence ATGCGTTTGTTGCTTATCGTTTCTACGCTCATATTAATGGCAGTGCAGCTTCTCGCCCAGGAGAATGGGAACATGGAAGGAATTTTAAATGCAAAACAGTACGGTGCAAAGGCTGACGGTGTTACCGATGATACAGCTGCCGTCCAAAAGGCCCTTGATGAAGCCGCAAAATTCGGAGGGGTTGTTTATCTTCCACCAGGGAAATATCTCATCAAGGGAAGCCTGAACATTCCACCAGGAGTCTCGCTTAAAGGCTGCAACAAAGCGCCCAGATACAATAATCCCCTTACAGGAACTGTAATCCTAGCAACCGGGGGCCGAGATGACGAAAATGGTCCTGCTCTTTTCGAACTCCACGCCTCAACTTCCGTAAGTGGCCTTACCGTTTATTACCCCGAACAGAAAGTAACTGACATACATCCATACGCATGGACTTTTCATCTTCAAGGCGAAGACAACACCGTTGAAAATGTTACTCTCATAAATAGCTATAATGGCATTCGTGTTGGTCCAGAGCCAAATGTTCGCCATCGCATCCGAAGTGTCTATGGGTGCGTCCTTCGTCGAGGGATATTTGTTGATGCCTGCACAGACATTGGCCGCATAGAAAACGTCCAGTTTCACGGACATTGGTGGTGGTCAAAAGAGGTAGGCGGCGACATTGAGATAGTAAACAAGTATATGATAAACAACTGTGAAGCATTCATATTTGGCCGAACCGATTGGGAATACGTTACTAACACCTTTGTCTTCCCTGTAAAGATTGGCTACCACTTCATAAAAACGCCAAGCGGCATGTGCAATGGCCAATTTTGTGGAATTGGCGCAGACTGGGCACAAAGATGCATTGTTGTAGAAGAAATCCAATTCATGGGCCTTCTAATCACTAATGGTCAATTTGTTGCTTTTGCCGGTGACAACCCAATCGAAGTGGAAATTGCACCCACATGTAACGGCTCTGTTCGCCTAGTAAACTGTGCATTCTGGGGGCCTTCAATCCAGAATGTCGTCTCTCATAATCAAGGCTTTACATCCCTCTCCGACTGCTACTTCAGCACTCCCCATAGTTCACCAAATCCGGTCGTGGAGGCAGATAATGGACGCCTGCAAATACGAGGATGCAGTTTCCAAGCAGGAAACAAGCCAAGCATTGCCCTCCGAAAAGGTTTAAAGAATGCCATCGTTACAGAAAACAATGGAGAACACGGGGTAGTCATAATCAACGAAATTGGAGACAAAGCAATTATTGCCAATAACGAACCGCCCGAACAGCCATAA